Proteins found in one Prochlorococcus marinus XMU1405 genomic segment:
- a CDS encoding glucose-6-phosphate dehydrogenase assembly protein OpcA, whose protein sequence is MKPQLTLQTPLELPYQEISNYLNKLWISEDKDNSGANTFTLMVWQPAWLEQCLVQKGLVNGPITGNLNPEIIEVAKKFILDQGLPITTSLNSEELLNLLKENLSNKDFEDFRGQFFESTISTLNPRRLITLAPTLNKNSDIKTFVSAYCPLSDTPAMQSICGDLVVIRGGSASIYNKGLKIIDELSIDELPSWLWWNGSLDESPEIFEYFTDYGLRLIIDTALGSPQRCLTVLDQLNNSNKAINDLNWVRLKNWRESLAMIFDPPSRRPILDHITDIDIDIAGDHMIQALFLISWISDKLGWSFLRVERDIESTKIEFKRINGEIISTSINPLSLGNPSIHLGQVIGLRLISKISEVQKNNTCVILGCESVECMRLEAGGMANMDLIEQVVPNSFSTSEYDVSKLLGSSRGNTSPLFENSIKIALQIFNGLNN, encoded by the coding sequence ATGAAACCTCAACTTACACTGCAAACCCCTTTAGAGCTGCCTTATCAGGAAATTTCTAATTACCTTAATAAATTATGGATTTCAGAAGATAAAGATAATAGTGGAGCTAATACTTTCACGTTAATGGTCTGGCAGCCTGCTTGGCTAGAACAATGTTTGGTTCAAAAAGGATTAGTAAATGGACCAATTACTGGAAATTTAAATCCAGAGATAATTGAAGTTGCTAAAAAATTTATATTAGATCAAGGACTTCCTATTACTACTTCACTTAATAGTGAAGAATTATTGAATTTGTTGAAGGAAAATTTATCTAATAAAGACTTTGAAGATTTTAGAGGACAATTTTTTGAATCAACTATAAGTACATTGAATCCAAGAAGATTAATAACTCTAGCGCCAACATTAAATAAAAATTCAGATATCAAAACTTTTGTATCCGCTTACTGTCCATTAAGTGATACCCCAGCTATGCAATCTATTTGTGGGGATTTAGTTGTTATTAGGGGGGGTTCGGCCTCAATATATAATAAAGGATTAAAAATAATTGATGAATTATCTATTGATGAATTACCTTCATGGTTGTGGTGGAATGGAAGCTTGGATGAGTCGCCTGAAATCTTCGAATATTTCACTGATTATGGTCTAAGGTTAATAATTGATACTGCTCTTGGATCGCCTCAAAGATGTTTAACAGTTTTAGATCAATTAAATAATTCAAATAAAGCTATTAATGATTTGAATTGGGTTAGATTGAAAAACTGGAGGGAATCATTGGCAATGATTTTTGATCCGCCTTCGAGGAGGCCAATTTTAGATCATATTACTGATATTGACATTGATATTGCAGGAGATCATATGATTCAAGCGTTGTTTTTGATTTCATGGATTAGCGATAAACTTGGTTGGTCTTTTCTAAGAGTTGAAAGGGATATAGAATCAACAAAAATAGAGTTTAAAAGAATTAATGGCGAAATAATTTCTACATCAATTAATCCCTTATCTTTGGGAAATCCAAGTATTCATTTAGGACAAGTTATTGGATTGAGGCTGATTTCAAAAATTAGTGAGGTTCAAAAAAATAACACTTGTGTAATACTTGGCTGTGAATCAGTGGAATGTATGAGACTTGAAGCAGGGGGAATGGCTAATATGGATTTAATAGAACAAGTTGTTCCTAATTCTTTTTCTACATCAGAGTACGATGTTAGTAAATTATTGGGAAGTAGTAGAGGTAATACCAGCCCTCTTTTTGAAAATTCCATTAAAATAGCCCTTCAAATATTTAATGGCTTGAATAACTAA
- the zwf gene encoding glucose-6-phosphate dehydrogenase, whose product MPSTLSNPLRLGLRQERVISPQCLIIFGASGDLTHRKLIPALFELYLQRRIPSEFGIVGCARRPWTDNEFREKMKVKLSNQISGKEREWEQFSNYLFYEPVDLQQSDHVVRLSRRLSEIDKTQATHGNRTFYLSVSPNFYASGCKALKGAGLLDDAKKSRLVIEKPFGRDYSSAKKLNKIVQSCAEESQIYRIDHYLGKETVQNILVLRFANTIFEPIWNRNYISSVQITSSETVGVEDRAGYYESSGALRDMLQNHMTQMLAVTAMEPPGKFEPEAIRNEKAKVLQASKLADENEPWNCCIRGQYGEGGNVSNRLKGYRQEDGVNSNSTTETYIATKVFVDNWRWQGVPFYLRTGKRLPKRLGEIVLTFKDVPVHLFESTIINPAPNQLVLRIQPNEGATFKFEVKSPGSGMKSRPVEMEFSYDESFGEPSDEGYVRLLADAMLSDPTLFTRSDEVEAAWKLYTPLIELMDNSPWKLPIYNYESMTWGPPESDKLISKDNIFWRRP is encoded by the coding sequence ATGCCTTCAACTTTAAGTAATCCTCTAAGATTAGGTTTACGGCAGGAAAGAGTCATATCTCCACAATGTTTAATAATTTTTGGCGCTAGTGGAGACCTTACTCATAGAAAATTAATACCAGCCTTATTTGAACTCTATTTGCAAAGAAGAATTCCTAGTGAATTTGGAATAGTTGGTTGTGCTAGAAGACCCTGGACTGATAATGAGTTTAGAGAAAAGATGAAAGTAAAGTTATCAAATCAAATATCTGGTAAAGAAAGGGAGTGGGAACAATTTTCTAATTATCTTTTCTATGAACCAGTTGACCTACAACAAAGTGATCATGTCGTAAGGCTTTCTAGAAGATTAAGTGAAATTGATAAAACACAAGCTACTCATGGGAATAGAACATTTTATTTATCAGTATCTCCGAATTTCTATGCGAGTGGATGTAAAGCTCTTAAAGGGGCTGGTCTTTTAGATGACGCCAAGAAAAGTCGTTTAGTAATTGAAAAACCTTTTGGAAGAGATTATTCAAGTGCAAAAAAATTGAATAAGATCGTTCAAAGTTGCGCCGAAGAAAGTCAGATTTATAGGATTGATCATTATTTAGGTAAAGAGACAGTTCAAAATATTCTTGTTTTGAGGTTTGCCAACACTATTTTTGAGCCAATCTGGAATAGGAATTATATATCAAGTGTTCAAATTACTTCATCAGAAACAGTTGGTGTTGAAGATAGAGCAGGTTATTACGAAAGCTCTGGTGCTTTACGGGATATGCTTCAAAATCATATGACTCAAATGCTTGCAGTTACTGCAATGGAACCTCCTGGAAAATTTGAACCAGAAGCAATAAGAAATGAAAAAGCTAAGGTTCTTCAAGCTTCAAAACTTGCTGACGAAAATGAACCGTGGAATTGTTGCATAAGAGGTCAATACGGAGAGGGAGGGAATGTTTCAAATCGACTCAAAGGATATAGGCAGGAAGATGGTGTTAATAGTAACAGCACAACAGAAACTTATATTGCGACAAAAGTTTTCGTAGATAACTGGCGTTGGCAAGGGGTTCCTTTTTATTTGAGAACAGGTAAAAGACTACCTAAAAGACTTGGAGAAATAGTCTTGACTTTTAAAGACGTTCCTGTTCATTTATTTGAATCAACAATAATAAATCCTGCCCCAAATCAACTTGTCCTTAGAATTCAGCCAAATGAAGGTGCTACTTTCAAATTTGAGGTAAAATCTCCTGGTTCTGGAATGAAATCAAGACCTGTTGAGATGGAATTTTCTTATGATGAATCATTTGGAGAACCCTCAGATGAAGGCTATGTAAGATTATTAGCTGATGCAATGCTTTCTGACCCAACATTATTTACCCGAAGTGATGAGGTAGAGGCAGCCTGGAAACTTTATACGCCATTAATAGAATTGATGGATAATTCTCCTTGGAAGTTACCTATTTATAATTATGAATCTATGACATGGGGACCTCCTGAGTCAGATAAATTAATTTCAAAAGATAATATTTTCTGGCGTAGACCCTAA
- a CDS encoding FAD-binding oxidoreductase — protein MYSQAKVIAGGLAHIPVVIAVFYFILTTFNKRALKFVEEAKTKKPESNAVEPKKVAVSKIEAPKTEAPKTEAPKIVKKKHADVPVNIYRPKTPYEGTVIENYSLLKEGAIGRVNHITFDLKDSDPFLNYVEGQSIGIMPAGEDANGKPHKLRLYSIASTRHGDDFNGNTVSLCVRQLQYEKDGETINGVCSTYLCDIKPGDKVKITGPVGKEMLLPDEEDANIVMLATGTGIAPMRAYLRRMFEPTEKEKNKWNFKGKAWLFMGAPKSANLLYEEDLQRYIAENPDNFKYTKAISREQQNAKGGRMYIQDRVLESANELFNMIEDEKTHIYLCGLKGMEPGIDEAMTKAAEEKGLNWSELRPQLKKAGRWHVETY, from the coding sequence ATGTATTCACAAGCAAAAGTAATCGCAGGCGGATTAGCTCATATACCAGTAGTAATAGCTGTTTTTTATTTTATACTTACAACTTTTAATAAAAGAGCTTTAAAATTTGTCGAAGAAGCAAAAACAAAAAAACCTGAATCAAACGCTGTGGAACCTAAAAAAGTCGCCGTCTCAAAAATAGAAGCTCCAAAAACAGAAGCTCCAAAAACAGAAGCTCCAAAAATAGTTAAGAAAAAACATGCAGACGTTCCAGTAAATATTTACCGTCCCAAAACACCATATGAGGGAACAGTTATTGAAAACTACAGTCTTCTTAAAGAAGGAGCAATTGGTAGAGTTAATCACATAACTTTCGACCTTAAAGATAGTGATCCATTTTTAAATTATGTAGAAGGTCAAAGTATTGGTATAATGCCTGCCGGCGAAGATGCTAATGGAAAACCTCATAAATTAAGACTATACTCAATAGCTAGCACTAGACACGGTGATGACTTTAATGGAAATACAGTTTCTCTTTGTGTAAGACAGCTTCAGTATGAAAAAGATGGTGAAACCATTAATGGTGTCTGCTCTACTTACTTATGTGATATTAAGCCTGGAGATAAAGTAAAAATAACAGGTCCTGTTGGTAAAGAAATGCTTCTCCCTGATGAAGAAGACGCAAACATTGTTATGTTAGCCACTGGAACTGGAATAGCGCCAATGAGGGCTTATTTAAGAAGAATGTTCGAACCAACTGAAAAAGAAAAAAATAAATGGAATTTCAAGGGTAAAGCTTGGTTATTTATGGGTGCTCCAAAATCAGCTAATTTGTTATACGAAGAAGATCTTCAAAGATACATTGCAGAGAATCCAGATAATTTTAAATATACAAAAGCTATTAGTCGCGAGCAGCAAAATGCAAAAGGTGGAAGAATGTACATTCAAGACAGAGTTTTAGAGTCAGCAAATGAACTTTTCAATATGATTGAAGATGAAAAGACACATATATATCTTTGTGGATTAAAGGGTATGGAACCTGGAATAGATGAAGCAATGACTAAGGCAGCAGAAGAAAAAGGATTGAACTGGTCAGAACTAAGACCTCAACTAAAAAAAGCAGGAAGATGGCACGTAGAAACTTACTAA
- a CDS encoding SRPBCC family protein, which yields MNNPQESMNHYKDNDYGTIEQTMEKFSGGTRRLAAQLTTSASFDSLWSVLTDYDRLDLYIPNLLSSKKIYQKNNNVHLKQVGAQDFLGMKFSAEVTIDLFEDKELGLLKFSLIKGDFRKFEGSWKIQNIRDTSKNSLIYDLTVQGCQWMPIGMIEKRLKKDLSENLIAVDRQAKLPEN from the coding sequence ATGAACAATCCTCAAGAATCAATGAATCATTATAAAGACAATGATTACGGGACAATTGAGCAGACGATGGAGAAGTTTTCCGGTGGGACAAGACGGCTGGCAGCTCAACTTACAACTTCTGCAAGTTTTGATTCTTTGTGGAGTGTTTTAACAGATTATGATCGACTAGATCTTTATATACCAAATCTATTATCAAGCAAAAAAATATATCAAAAAAACAATAATGTTCACCTTAAACAAGTTGGGGCTCAGGATTTTCTTGGTATGAAATTTTCAGCTGAAGTAACCATCGATTTGTTCGAAGATAAGGAGCTTGGCCTTTTAAAGTTCAGTTTAATTAAAGGGGATTTCAGAAAATTTGAAGGCAGTTGGAAAATTCAAAATATTAGAGATACTTCAAAAAATTCATTAATTTACGATCTAACTGTTCAAGGTTGTCAATGGATGCCAATAGGAATGATAGAGAAAAGACTCAAAAAAGATCTTTCAGAAAATTTGATTGCCGTAGATAGGCAAGCAAAATTACCAGAAAATTAG
- a CDS encoding histidine kinase, whose product MNDKKELKLILVAARNQLSSNDIKSLIAYLESDDCEFEISLQISEPTEQPELLELHRLVAIPALIKVSPAPKQIFAGSNIFSQVQKWLPRWTQEGLTKNLGINLQPSKIDSIRTQKEFLLEDELLVLRQENETLTKRIESQERLLRMVAHELRTPLTAATLAVQSQKLGQIDISKLQEVIKRRLEEIELLSQDLLEVGTTKWEALFNPQKIDLGNISAEVILELEKFWRLRNIEIDTDIPSDLPSVFADQRRMRQVFLNLIENAIKFSKDSGSIKITMIHKTNQWVEITICDKGAGIPLSEQKRIFLDRVRLPQTSEGTSGFGIGLSVCRRIVQVHGGRIWVVSEIGVGSCFHFTVPVWQGQNKEQQYLTKG is encoded by the coding sequence TTGAATGATAAGAAGGAACTAAAATTAATACTTGTTGCAGCTAGAAACCAACTGTCCAGCAATGATATTAAGTCATTAATAGCTTATTTAGAGTCAGATGATTGTGAATTTGAGATATCTCTTCAAATTTCTGAACCCACAGAACAACCTGAATTACTCGAATTGCATAGATTAGTTGCCATCCCAGCACTAATAAAAGTTTCACCAGCTCCAAAACAAATATTTGCTGGAAGTAATATTTTCTCTCAGGTTCAGAAATGGTTGCCAAGGTGGACACAAGAGGGTTTAACTAAAAATCTTGGAATTAATTTGCAACCATCCAAAATTGATTCAATAAGAACTCAAAAAGAATTTCTTTTGGAAGATGAACTTCTTGTTTTAAGACAAGAAAATGAGACTTTAACAAAAAGAATAGAATCTCAGGAAAGATTATTAAGAATGGTCGCCCATGAATTAAGAACTCCATTAACTGCTGCCACTTTGGCGGTTCAAAGTCAAAAACTCGGACAAATAGACATTTCAAAATTGCAAGAGGTAATTAAAAGACGTCTAGAAGAGATTGAACTTCTATCCCAGGATCTACTAGAGGTTGGAACAACCAAATGGGAAGCTTTATTTAATCCTCAGAAAATAGATTTAGGTAATATTAGTGCTGAAGTAATACTCGAATTAGAAAAATTCTGGAGATTAAGGAATATTGAAATTGATACTGATATTCCATCTGATCTGCCAAGTGTATTTGCAGATCAAAGAAGAATGAGGCAAGTATTTTTAAATTTAATTGAAAATGCTATTAAATTTTCAAAAGACTCTGGATCTATAAAAATCACCATGATTCACAAAACAAATCAATGGGTAGAAATAACAATTTGTGACAAAGGTGCGGGTATTCCTTTGAGCGAACAAAAAAGAATTTTTCTTGATAGGGTAAGACTTCCGCAGACTTCTGAAGGAACTTCAGGTTTTGGCATAGGTTTATCAGTATGCAGGAGAATAGTACAAGTCCATGGAGGAAGAATATGGGTCGTATCTGAAATTGGTGTAGGCTCCTGCTTCCATTTCACAGTTCCTGTATGGCAAGGACAAAACAAAGAGCAACAATACTTGACGAAAGGCTAG
- a CDS encoding Villin headpiece domain-containing protein — MSIKFYSKKILKFLGISFIVPFTLFEINSIDKQLKAEKNLIAASEEDIFLYRQMGASYLCIASKAEVDFNKGLTIASATFANVIIGKHGGAIKELGNAKLDEKKLYNAGTLQIVGSALNICPESIPNNIKNDYKKQINKLQKGSKK, encoded by the coding sequence ATGAGTATTAAATTTTATTCAAAAAAAATTCTTAAATTTTTAGGTATTAGCTTTATTGTCCCTTTCACACTGTTTGAGATTAATTCAATTGATAAACAACTCAAAGCAGAAAAAAATTTAATTGCGGCATCAGAAGAAGATATTTTCCTTTATAGACAAATGGGTGCATCCTATCTTTGTATAGCCTCAAAAGCTGAAGTTGATTTTAATAAAGGTCTTACAATTGCAAGTGCTACTTTTGCAAATGTAATAATTGGCAAGCATGGTGGGGCTATTAAAGAATTAGGGAATGCAAAACTTGACGAAAAAAAATTGTACAACGCTGGGACACTTCAAATTGTTGGAAGTGCACTTAATATTTGTCCTGAAAGCATTCCAAATAATATAAAAAATGATTACAAAAAACAGATCAATAAACTTCAAAAGGGAAGTAAAAAATAA
- a CDS encoding ribose-phosphate pyrophosphokinase, producing the protein MTSFITAVQNKESNFNLTNSRLRLVSGTTNPKLAEEIASYLGIQNVPLISKRFADGELYVQIQQSIRGCDVFLIQPTCAPVNDSLMELMIMVDACKRASARQITAVIPYFGYARADRKTSGRESITAKLTANLLEKSGVDRVLAMDLHSAQIQGYFDIPCDHIYGSPVLIDYLESLNLEEIVVVSPDVGGVARARAFAKLMNDAPLAIIDKRRSAHNIAESLTVIGEVKGKTAILIDDMIDTGGTICSGANLLKKEGAKRIFACASHAVFSPPSCERLSAKDLFEQVIVTNSIPVLVKDNFPQLKVLSVANMLGEAIWRIHEESSVSSMFR; encoded by the coding sequence GTGACAAGTTTTATCACGGCAGTGCAGAATAAAGAATCTAATTTTAATCTAACTAATAGTAGATTAAGGCTAGTAAGTGGAACTACAAATCCCAAATTAGCTGAAGAAATTGCATCATACTTAGGGATTCAAAATGTACCTTTAATATCTAAAAGATTTGCTGATGGAGAACTTTATGTGCAAATTCAACAATCTATTAGAGGTTGCGATGTGTTCCTGATTCAGCCTACATGTGCTCCTGTAAATGATAGTTTAATGGAACTTATGATAATGGTTGATGCCTGCAAGAGGGCGTCTGCAAGACAAATAACCGCCGTAATCCCTTATTTTGGATATGCAAGGGCAGATAGAAAGACTTCTGGAAGAGAATCTATAACAGCAAAACTCACTGCTAATTTGCTTGAGAAATCAGGAGTGGATAGAGTTCTTGCTATGGACTTACATTCTGCTCAAATACAAGGTTATTTTGATATTCCTTGCGATCATATTTACGGTTCACCAGTATTAATTGATTATTTAGAATCTTTAAATTTAGAGGAAATTGTAGTTGTCTCTCCTGATGTAGGTGGGGTCGCTAGAGCGAGAGCATTCGCAAAATTAATGAATGATGCCCCCTTAGCAATTATTGATAAAAGGAGATCAGCTCATAATATCGCTGAGAGTCTAACAGTTATTGGTGAAGTTAAAGGCAAAACAGCTATTCTTATAGACGACATGATTGATACGGGAGGAACAATTTGTTCTGGAGCTAATTTATTAAAAAAAGAAGGAGCTAAAAGAATATTTGCATGTGCCTCGCATGCTGTATTTTCTCCACCCTCCTGTGAAAGATTAAGTGCTAAAGATTTATTCGAACAAGTTATAGTAACTAACAGCATACCAGTTCTTGTTAAAGATAATTTCCCACAGTTAAAAGTGCTTTCTGTAGCAAATATGCTAGGAGAAGCTATTTGGAGAATTCATGAAGAAAGTTCCGTTAGTTCAATGTTCAGATAA
- the malQ gene encoding 4-alpha-glucanotransferase — MSMKTVLKKKSLGILMHPSCLPGGKVCGTFGRGAKDWIKKLHCHGIEYWQFLPLTPTDSTGSPYSSPSSFALNPWFLDVDYLIEEGFIFISNLEELGPTNNQNTHFDFDDANNLTKKLGHLLLQGWSSQSKERKLNFNEWIRKNSWVEDYATFDVIREEFNMLPWWQWPKEFKIKNNEFLKTWTDTKSEKILIKKLIQWHLDEQWTAIKKFAKSYSVKLIGDLPFYVSRDSADVWSNKSLFSIFKNGDLIFQSGVPPDYFSSTGQLWGTPTYFWSKHKSTNFNWWRKRFKRQFELMDLMRLDHFRGLAGYWRVNGNAKTAISGKWINSPGRTLLNKLKIDLGTDLLPIIAEDLGVITPDVEKLRKNFKLPGMKILQFAFDGNEDNPYLPKNIEGENWVVYTGTHDNSTSVSWWECLENNSKELIKDQFKLSDNPSWSLIKIGMDTNANLFIAPIQDILSLDDSSRLNIPGTTKNNWKWKLNRSLGEVEDNIRRFSELGNNFGRTRK, encoded by the coding sequence ATGTCTATGAAAACAGTTCTTAAAAAAAAATCATTAGGAATACTTATGCATCCTTCATGTTTACCAGGAGGAAAAGTATGTGGAACTTTTGGTAGAGGAGCTAAAGATTGGATAAAGAAGCTTCATTGCCATGGTATCGAATACTGGCAATTTTTACCTCTTACACCAACTGATTCTACTGGGTCTCCCTATAGCTCACCGTCTAGCTTTGCTCTGAATCCATGGTTTCTTGATGTAGATTATTTAATAGAAGAAGGTTTTATCTTCATTTCTAATTTAGAAGAATTAGGTCCCACAAATAACCAGAATACTCATTTTGATTTTGATGATGCGAATAATTTAACAAAAAAATTAGGTCACCTCCTTTTGCAAGGTTGGAGTTCCCAATCTAAAGAGAGAAAACTTAATTTTAATGAGTGGATTAGAAAGAATTCTTGGGTTGAAGATTATGCAACATTTGATGTTATCAGGGAGGAATTTAATATGTTGCCTTGGTGGCAATGGCCTAAAGAATTTAAGATAAAAAATAACGAATTTTTAAAAACATGGACTGATACAAAGAGTGAAAAGATACTCATTAAAAAATTAATACAGTGGCATTTAGATGAACAATGGACTGCTATAAAAAAATTTGCAAAGTCATATAGTGTCAAGTTAATTGGAGATCTGCCCTTTTATGTTTCTAGGGACAGCGCTGATGTATGGAGTAATAAATCACTATTTTCGATTTTTAAAAATGGAGATTTAATCTTTCAAAGTGGTGTGCCTCCTGATTATTTTTCATCAACAGGACAATTATGGGGAACTCCAACTTACTTTTGGTCAAAACATAAGAGTACTAATTTCAATTGGTGGAGAAAAAGATTTAAAAGGCAATTTGAACTTATGGACTTGATGAGATTAGATCATTTCAGGGGTTTGGCTGGTTATTGGAGGGTTAATGGAAATGCCAAAACAGCAATTTCTGGTAAATGGATAAATTCTCCAGGAAGAACACTATTAAATAAACTAAAAATTGACTTAGGGACTGACTTACTACCAATAATCGCTGAGGATCTAGGAGTAATAACACCCGATGTAGAAAAATTAAGGAAAAATTTTAAACTTCCTGGAATGAAAATATTACAGTTCGCATTTGATGGGAACGAAGATAACCCATATTTACCCAAAAATATTGAAGGTGAAAATTGGGTAGTTTATACAGGTACTCATGACAACTCTACTTCCGTCTCATGGTGGGAATGTTTAGAAAATAACTCCAAAGAACTAATCAAAGATCAATTTAAATTATCTGATAATCCTTCTTGGAGTTTAATAAAAATAGGCATGGATACAAATGCAAATCTCTTTATTGCTCCAATCCAAGATATTTTATCTCTAGATGACTCAAGCAGATTAAATATACCTGGCACGACAAAAAACAACTGGAAATGGAAGTTAAATCGATCTTTAGGAGAAGTAGAGGACAATATAAGGAGATTTAGTGAGCTAGGAAATAATTTTGGGAGAACTAGGAAATAG
- a CDS encoding helix-turn-helix domain-containing protein, whose product MNIFKNLFLFKKKSLIDIEVNNVLVDYYGEIAKLVKEARIHKNITIQELSRISKIPEQTLISIENNNKNIRPKYPFIRSILIKLEECLGLKKHTLKNLAIREGETSKKEKKDFIVNKFDLINTWQGILFYFFILFLTVFILKRYFILNVNVIEIQNIENKIIDK is encoded by the coding sequence ATGAATATTTTTAAAAATCTTTTTTTGTTTAAAAAAAAATCTTTGATTGATATCGAAGTAAATAATGTATTGGTTGATTATTATGGAGAAATAGCAAAGTTAGTAAAAGAAGCGAGAATCCACAAAAATATAACAATTCAAGAATTGTCTCGTATCTCAAAAATACCTGAACAAACCTTAATTTCTATTGAAAACAATAATAAAAATATTAGACCAAAGTATCCATTTATAAGATCAATATTAATCAAATTAGAGGAATGCTTAGGATTAAAAAAACATACATTAAAAAATTTAGCCATTAGAGAAGGAGAAACTTCTAAGAAAGAGAAAAAAGATTTTATTGTCAATAAATTTGATCTTATAAATACTTGGCAGGGAATCCTTTTTTATTTTTTTATATTATTCCTTACTGTTTTTATATTAAAGAGATACTTTATTCTAAATGTAAATGTTATTGAGATTCAAAATATTGAAAACAAAATCATTGATAAATAA
- a CDS encoding ABC1 kinase family protein has protein sequence MTRSYPQYSAKDDLIWLILRPWIFVPRVLYILLTFIFLFLRILFQGNSKNKNIQKNLSKYLFDVITDLGPCFIKLGQALSTRPDLVRQDWLTELTNLQDNLPAFDHKIALKIIEEELGGPPNELFDEFPDSPIASASLGQVYKAKTKNNTHVAVKVQRPNLNFLIRRDVVILRFLSTLLSPFLPLNIGVGIGEIIDEFGKALFDEIDYEKEGENALKFANLFKDNPNVFIPKLEKQFSSKRIITTSWIDGVKLRDRALLEENNLVPSSFIKTCVISGLQQLFEYGYFHADPHPGNMFALKGGNADYGNLAYVDFGMMDTITNSDRLTLIKAIVHIINDEYYLLAKDFQKLGFLTKEQDLQKLVKPLKEVLGGSFSAEVGNFNLKNVTDKFSKLMYSYPFRVPSRFALIIRAVVSQEGLALRLDPEFKILKIAYPYIAKKLLTDNSDEILEILLEVVFDNKGRIQIEKVESLLNILFKDSENINSDLIPVANAGLKLFVSKKGSEVRKNLLLSLIKDDKLELTDAKKLLSLIRDTFSPLNFAKSAVNNIISPV, from the coding sequence ATGACAAGGTCTTATCCGCAATACTCGGCAAAAGATGACTTAATTTGGTTGATTTTGAGACCATGGATTTTCGTCCCGAGAGTTTTATATATCCTATTAACTTTTATTTTTCTTTTTTTAAGAATACTTTTTCAAGGTAACAGTAAAAATAAAAATATACAAAAAAATCTTTCCAAATATCTTTTTGATGTAATAACAGATTTAGGACCTTGTTTTATAAAATTGGGACAGGCACTTTCAACTAGACCTGATCTAGTTAGACAAGATTGGTTGACAGAACTTACCAACCTACAGGATAATCTACCAGCATTCGATCACAAAATTGCTTTAAAAATTATTGAAGAGGAACTTGGCGGACCACCTAATGAATTATTTGATGAGTTCCCTGATAGTCCTATTGCATCAGCAAGCTTAGGACAAGTCTATAAAGCAAAAACAAAAAATAATACTCATGTAGCGGTAAAAGTACAAAGGCCAAATTTAAACTTTCTTATAAGAAGAGATGTTGTGATATTAAGGTTTTTATCAACTTTGTTGTCACCATTTCTGCCACTAAATATTGGTGTAGGAATTGGAGAAATAATAGATGAATTCGGCAAAGCACTTTTTGATGAAATTGACTACGAGAAAGAGGGTGAAAATGCTTTAAAGTTTGCCAATTTATTCAAAGATAACCCAAATGTTTTTATTCCTAAATTGGAAAAACAGTTCTCATCTAAGAGAATTATTACAACCTCTTGGATTGATGGAGTCAAATTAAGAGATAGGGCTTTATTGGAGGAAAATAACCTGGTACCTTCCTCTTTCATAAAAACTTGTGTAATAAGTGGTCTTCAGCAGTTATTTGAATATGGATATTTTCACGCAGACCCACACCCTGGAAATATGTTTGCTCTTAAAGGAGGAAATGCAGATTATGGAAATTTAGCTTATGTAGATTTCGGAATGATGGATACAATTACAAATTCAGATAGACTAACTCTCATTAAGGCCATTGTTCACATAATAAATGATGAATATTATCTTCTTGCAAAAGATTTTCAGAAATTAGGTTTTTTAACTAAAGAACAAGATCTTCAGAAACTTGTTAAACCATTAAAAGAAGTTTTAGGAGGATCTTTTAGTGCTGAGGTTGGCAATTTTAATCTTAAAAATGTAACTGATAAATTCTCAAAACTAATGTACTCTTATCCATTTAGAGTACCCAGTAGGTTCGCTTTGATAATAAGAGCCGTTGTTAGTCAAGAAGGTTTAGCACTAAGACTAGATCCTGAATTTAAAATTTTAAAAATCGCATATCCTTATATAGCTAAGAAACTACTTACTGATAATTCTGATGAGATTTTAGAAATTCTCTTGGAAGTTGTGTTTGATAATAAAGGTAGAATTCAAATAGAAAAAGTTGAAAGTTTACTAAATATTTTATTTAAAGATTCTGAAAATATTAACTCAGATTTGATACCAGTTGCCAATGCAGGATTAAAATTATTTGTTAGTAAAAAAGGATCAGAAGTTCGGAAGAATCTTCTTTTAAGCCTTATAAAAGATGACAAACTAGAATTAACTGACGCAAAAAAACTTTTAAGTCTAATTAGAGATACATTTAGCCCTTTGAATTTTGCAAAAAGTGCGGTCAATAATATTATTTCTCCAGTTTAG